Proteins from a genomic interval of Ignavibacteriales bacterium:
- a CDS encoding L-rhamnose mutarotase, with product MTKRYCLTLDLKNDPELIRQYKYWHEDKNIWPEITRGIRDVGLEDMQIYLRGTRMFMIVEAGASVDFDAAMKRLGTLPRQKEWETFVAKFQEPLPDAKPGEKWLPMERVFKLP from the coding sequence ATGACCAAACGCTATTGCCTGACGCTCGACCTGAAGAACGACCCGGAGCTGATTCGCCAATACAAATACTGGCATGAAGACAAAAACATCTGGCCGGAGATAACGCGTGGAATCCGGGACGTAGGTCTTGAGGATATGCAGATCTACCTGCGCGGCACGAGGATGTTCATGATTGTCGAGGCCGGAGCAAGCGTAGATTTCGATGCTGCGATGAAGCGGCTTGGCACCTTGCCGCGCCAGAAAGAATGGGAAACATTCGTGGCCAAGTTTCAGGAGCCGCTCCCGGATGCGAAGCCGGGTGAAAAGTGGCTCCCGATGGAAAGAGTTTTCAAGTTGCCGTAA